One region of Haloprofundus salilacus genomic DNA includes:
- a CDS encoding bacterio-opsin activator domain-containing protein, with the protein MTEPPPTDRREESADDCRTSEPQRMLPADFAERVFDVSPISIVVVGPTGALVFANERATQTLGMTVEAITSRTYEQSDWKMSHDDGTPVSVDEHPVTRVFETGKPDFGFEHWIELPDGSERWLSSNSSPLVNEAGEVEYVVVSFEDITGLKRREERLTSEQVRRLEFRANQSAVPPSLRRDSGEMRIEIDSIISVPDGKTVQYMGTADLSAREFVNAVEEVPHYFEVRLLSTTNGYSRLEARSKSATVSEIFPSLGGRARAIVIAADEVRFLGELPGDVDPRQAAAGIRRFHPDVELVSEELVYSPHLLYDVVADALTDRQMTALDAAYFSGYFDTPRTTTGDDLADNFGVTRQTFNQHIRKAQQTVFEYLFEKSGENAR; encoded by the coding sequence GTGACGGAACCGCCGCCGACCGACCGTCGCGAGGAATCGGCCGACGACTGTCGGACGAGCGAACCGCAGCGAATGCTACCCGCGGATTTCGCTGAACGGGTGTTCGACGTGAGTCCGATCAGTATCGTCGTGGTTGGACCGACAGGGGCTCTCGTCTTCGCGAACGAGCGTGCGACACAGACGCTCGGGATGACGGTCGAGGCGATCACCAGCCGAACCTACGAGCAATCCGACTGGAAGATGTCTCACGACGATGGGACGCCCGTCTCCGTCGACGAACACCCGGTCACGCGCGTCTTCGAGACGGGGAAACCCGATTTCGGATTCGAACACTGGATCGAGCTTCCGGACGGCTCCGAGCGGTGGCTGTCGAGTAACTCGTCCCCCCTCGTGAACGAAGCGGGCGAAGTCGAATACGTCGTCGTCTCGTTCGAAGACATAACGGGGTTGAAACGCCGCGAGGAGCGGTTGACAAGCGAGCAAGTGCGACGCCTTGAGTTCCGCGCGAATCAGTCTGCCGTCCCGCCCTCGCTTCGCAGAGATTCCGGCGAGATGCGAATCGAGATCGACTCAATCATCTCGGTGCCGGACGGGAAGACCGTCCAGTACATGGGGACGGCCGACCTCTCGGCGAGAGAGTTCGTCAACGCCGTCGAAGAGGTACCCCACTACTTCGAGGTACGCTTGCTCAGCACGACCAACGGGTACAGTCGTCTCGAAGCCCGCTCGAAGTCGGCGACGGTCTCCGAAATCTTCCCGTCGCTCGGCGGTCGTGCCCGCGCCATCGTCATCGCTGCTGACGAGGTCCGGTTCCTCGGAGAGCTGCCGGGCGACGTAGATCCCCGGCAGGCCGCTGCCGGTATTCGGCGCTTCCACCCCGACGTCGAACTGGTATCCGAGGAGCTCGTCTACTCGCCGCATCTGCTGTACGATGTCGTCGCCGACGCGCTCACCGACCGACAGATGACCGCCCTCGACGCCGCCTACTTCAGCGGCTACTTCGACACGCCACGGACGACTACCGGTGACGACCTGGCGGACAATTTTGGTGTGACGCGACAGACGTTCAACCAGCATATTCGCAAGGCCCAGCAGACCGTCTTCGAATACTTGTTCGAAAAGTCCGGCGAAAACGCACGCTGA
- a CDS encoding ethanolamine ammonia-lyase reactivating factor EutA has protein sequence MSESTPPTLTSVGIDIGTTTTQVVVSELALERSGVGAVAVDIAETTVVHRGEIHETPLLDRRTLDTDAVSDLVESELEAAGYSAAEIDSGAVIVTGESSYKENAEALVTQIADSAGEFVVAAAGPQLEAVLAGKGSGAAAQAAESRETVLNVDVGGGTINMCLFSGDDVVETRCLSVGGRLLRFDRSGRVTHVSEPAARLVANHDLDIDIGARPTDDDLRRLATAMADAVFDTIDGSPLSPETESLTIGPSEYAAVDVDSVVFSGGVGRLISTPEPRPDDETTDDARFAFDDFGVVLAAAIRRRLDERSLRVRRPDEDIRATVVGVGTQTTSFSGTTTHIDESALPLRNLPVVEGPAVGPDHDRDAVARRVQRCIERGIELYELNDETPFVLSLPSISPLSYDRMKLVARAVDEAYGRCFASDYPRIVLTRQNCAKALGQQLAAACNTAAPLVVVDEVAARDGDYLDIGEPVVTGQTVPVVVKSLAFGG, from the coding sequence ATGTCCGAGAGCACCCCACCGACGCTGACCAGCGTTGGCATCGACATCGGGACGACGACGACCCAGGTCGTCGTCAGCGAACTGGCGCTCGAGCGGTCCGGCGTCGGCGCCGTTGCCGTCGATATCGCCGAGACGACCGTCGTCCATCGAGGAGAGATCCACGAGACGCCGCTTCTGGATCGGCGAACGCTCGACACCGACGCGGTCTCCGACCTCGTCGAGTCGGAACTCGAAGCGGCGGGCTACTCGGCCGCCGAGATCGACAGCGGCGCGGTCATCGTCACTGGAGAGTCATCGTACAAGGAGAATGCCGAGGCGCTTGTCACACAGATCGCGGACAGCGCAGGCGAGTTCGTCGTCGCGGCTGCGGGCCCCCAACTGGAGGCGGTGTTGGCCGGGAAGGGCTCTGGAGCCGCGGCACAGGCCGCAGAGAGCCGGGAGACGGTACTTAACGTCGACGTCGGCGGCGGCACCATCAACATGTGTCTGTTCTCGGGCGACGACGTCGTCGAGACGCGGTGTCTCTCCGTCGGCGGCAGACTCCTCCGCTTCGACCGGTCGGGGCGCGTGACGCACGTCTCCGAGCCGGCGGCCCGACTCGTCGCGAACCACGACCTCGACATCGACATCGGGGCACGGCCGACCGACGACGACCTGCGCCGACTCGCGACGGCGATGGCAGACGCCGTATTCGACACGATAGACGGGTCGCCGCTCTCGCCGGAGACTGAATCGCTCACCATCGGGCCGAGCGAGTACGCCGCGGTGGACGTCGACAGTGTCGTGTTCAGCGGCGGCGTCGGCCGCCTGATCTCGACGCCCGAGCCGCGTCCGGACGACGAAACGACCGACGACGCTCGGTTCGCCTTCGACGACTTCGGCGTCGTCCTCGCGGCGGCGATTCGAAGGCGGCTCGACGAACGGTCGCTGCGCGTCCGTCGACCCGACGAGGACATCAGGGCGACGGTCGTCGGCGTCGGCACGCAGACGACGTCGTTCAGCGGGACGACGACCCACATCGACGAGTCGGCGCTCCCGCTGCGGAACCTCCCGGTCGTCGAGGGCCCCGCCGTCGGGCCCGACCACGACCGCGACGCCGTCGCGAGGCGCGTACAACGCTGCATCGAACGCGGAATCGAACTGTACGAGCTAAACGACGAGACGCCGTTCGTGCTGTCGCTGCCGTCGATTTCGCCGCTGAGCTACGACCGAATGAAGCTGGTGGCGCGAGCGGTCGACGAGGCGTACGGGCGGTGTTTCGCGAGCGACTACCCCCGCATCGTGCTCACGAGACAGAACTGCGCGAAGGCGCTCGGCCAGCAGTTGGCCGCCGCGTGCAACACGGCCGCACCGCTCGTCGTCGTCGACGAAGTCGCCGCGCGTGACGGCGACTACCTCGACATCGGCGAACCGGTCGTGACCGGCCAGACGGTCCCTGTCGTCGTGAAGTCGCTCGCGTTCGGCGGTTGA
- the eutC gene encoding ethanolamine ammonia-lyase subunit EutC → MSDSQPPHDGEAADEDALERIAAASPSRLAVGRSGTRPRTSSMLSFRADHARARDAVLTKVSEETIDEVGLLPIQSRVTDQDEYLARPDLGRQITDETAAQIRDECTLNPDVQIVVCDGLSSTAVEANVPDLLPMLVDGLEERGFEVGTPLFVKFGRVDVMDAIGERLGATSVVNLIGERPGLNTADSLSAYLVYEPRPGKPTAKKSVISNIHDDGLPAVEAGAQIIDLVERMHDQRGSGIDLE, encoded by the coding sequence ATGAGCGACTCCCAGCCGCCCCACGACGGTGAGGCGGCCGACGAAGATGCGCTGGAGAGAATCGCCGCCGCGAGTCCGTCCCGCCTCGCCGTGGGACGAAGCGGAACCCGCCCTCGGACGTCGTCGATGCTGTCGTTTCGCGCAGACCACGCCAGAGCCCGCGACGCCGTCTTGACGAAGGTCTCCGAGGAGACGATCGACGAGGTGGGGCTGCTGCCGATTCAGAGCCGCGTCACGGACCAAGACGAGTACCTCGCCCGCCCCGACCTGGGGCGACAGATCACAGACGAGACCGCAGCACAGATTCGAGACGAGTGTACGCTCAACCCGGACGTTCAGATCGTCGTCTGCGACGGGCTGAGTTCGACGGCGGTCGAAGCGAACGTCCCCGACCTCCTGCCGATGCTCGTCGACGGACTCGAAGAGCGCGGGTTCGAGGTGGGAACGCCGCTGTTCGTGAAGTTCGGCCGCGTCGACGTGATGGACGCGATAGGCGAGAGGCTCGGTGCGACGAGCGTCGTGAACCTCATCGGCGAGCGACCGGGGCTGAACACCGCAGATAGTCTGAGCGCCTACCTCGTGTACGAACCCCGGCCAGGAAAGCCGACGGCGAAGAAGTCGGTCATCTCGAACATCCACGACGACGGATTGCCTGCAGTCGAAGCGGGCGCACAGATTATCGACCTCGTCGAGCGAATGCACGACCAGCGCGGCAGTGGCATCGACCTCGAGTGA
- a CDS encoding ethanolamine ammonia-lyase subunit EutB produces the protein MNIASRITGSTHTFDSVREVLAKANEEKSGDELAGLAADSEAERIAAKDALGGLTLETLRQSPAVPYDEDEVTRVIQDGVDEAAYERIREWTVSEFREFLADEGTREAEIAEVRPGLTSEMIAAVAKLMSNMDLVQAASKMEVTARCNNTVGAEGTLSFRLQPNDPSDDVENIRHSIREGLSYGVGDAVIGINPVEDTTERTKRLLDVTKEFIETWDIPTQNCVLSHLTTQMDAVRAGASADLLFQSLAGTEAGNESFGIDVDLLDEAYEFGDEHCTASGPNVMYFETGQGSELSSDAHADVDQVTLEARCYGLAKRYDPFLVNTVVGFIGPEYLYDGRQVIRAGLEDVFMGKLTGLPMGIDACYTNHIQADQNDIENLAVLLTAAGSNYFITVPMGDDTMLNYQSNSYHDAAALWDIFDMSPAPEFEAWLESMGLMEDGRLTSDAGDPTRFLEGAR, from the coding sequence ATGAACATCGCATCACGCATCACCGGGTCGACGCACACGTTCGACTCGGTTCGAGAGGTACTGGCGAAAGCGAACGAGGAGAAATCCGGCGACGAACTCGCGGGGCTCGCCGCCGACTCGGAAGCCGAACGCATAGCCGCGAAGGACGCACTCGGCGGGCTCACGCTTGAGACACTCCGACAGTCGCCCGCGGTGCCGTACGACGAAGACGAGGTCACGCGAGTCATCCAGGACGGCGTCGACGAGGCCGCCTACGAGCGAATACGGGAATGGACTGTCTCGGAGTTCCGCGAGTTCCTCGCCGACGAAGGGACGCGCGAGGCCGAGATCGCCGAGGTTCGACCGGGGCTGACGAGCGAGATGATTGCCGCCGTCGCGAAGCTCATGTCGAACATGGACCTGGTCCAGGCGGCGTCCAAAATGGAGGTCACTGCTCGGTGTAACAACACCGTCGGCGCGGAGGGAACGCTCTCGTTTCGACTCCAGCCGAACGATCCGAGCGACGACGTCGAGAACATCCGCCACTCGATCCGAGAGGGACTGTCCTACGGCGTCGGCGACGCCGTCATCGGCATCAACCCGGTCGAGGACACCACGGAACGGACGAAGCGACTGCTCGACGTGACGAAGGAGTTCATCGAGACCTGGGACATCCCGACGCAGAACTGCGTGCTCTCGCATCTCACCACGCAGATGGACGCTGTCCGCGCGGGCGCGAGCGCCGACTTGCTGTTTCAGAGCCTTGCGGGGACCGAAGCCGGCAACGAGAGTTTCGGCATTGACGTCGACCTGCTCGACGAGGCGTACGAATTTGGGGACGAACACTGCACCGCCTCGGGGCCGAACGTCATGTACTTCGAGACCGGCCAGGGGTCGGAGCTGTCGAGCGACGCGCACGCGGACGTCGACCAGGTCACGTTGGAAGCACGGTGTTACGGGCTCGCCAAACGCTACGACCCGTTCTTGGTAAACACGGTCGTCGGCTTCATCGGCCCCGAGTACCTCTACGACGGCCGGCAGGTCATCAGAGCCGGGCTCGAAGACGTCTTCATGGGCAAACTAACCGGGCTCCCAATGGGCATCGACGCCTGTTACACGAACCACATCCAGGCCGACCAGAACGACATCGAGAACCTCGCCGTCTTGCTCACCGCCGCCGGGTCGAACTACTTCATCACCGTCCCGATGGGCGACGATACGATGCTCAACTACCAGTCGAACAGCTACCACGACGCGGCAGCGCTGTGGGACATCTTCGATATGAGTCCAGCCCCGGAGTTCGAGGCGTGGCTGGAGTCGATGGGTCTCATGGAAGACGGTCGACTGACGTCGGACGCCGGCGACCCGACGCGCTTTCTGGAGGGAGCACGATGA
- a CDS encoding class I SAM-dependent methyltransferase: protein MGEFIEDNRKHWEELAELHPETDYYDVEGFLDGDSTLDPIEPEELGTVEGRSLLHLQCHFGLDTLSWARRGAEVTGVDISTEAVEAARELADEAGLENQARFVQSDVYELTDDSPIEDEEFDIVYMSFGVLFWLPDLEEWADIMVQFVREGGTFYLVDHHPFTNTLSEDSTAENLKISYPYFRERISYDATETGSYAGVEPGELEHGPTHGWSHSFGEIVSALCGSGFRLEFLHEYPWSTFKAVDAMEEREDGRYVLPELDHDLPFVFSLRASR from the coding sequence ATGGGGGAATTCATCGAAGACAACCGCAAACACTGGGAGGAGCTTGCAGAGCTCCATCCAGAGACGGACTACTACGATGTCGAGGGATTCCTCGATGGGGACTCCACGCTCGATCCGATAGAACCTGAAGAACTTGGTACTGTTGAGGGCAGATCGCTGCTTCATTTGCAATGTCACTTCGGCCTCGATACGTTATCGTGGGCGCGTCGCGGAGCCGAGGTAACTGGAGTGGATATCTCGACCGAAGCCGTCGAAGCAGCCCGCGAGTTGGCTGACGAGGCTGGGCTGGAAAATCAGGCACGCTTCGTGCAGTCAGATGTGTATGAGCTTACCGATGACTCACCTATCGAAGACGAAGAATTCGATATCGTGTACATGTCGTTCGGAGTACTGTTCTGGCTCCCTGATCTCGAAGAGTGGGCTGATATCATGGTGCAATTCGTTCGTGAAGGGGGAACGTTCTATCTCGTTGACCACCACCCATTTACGAATACGCTCAGCGAAGATTCGACGGCGGAGAATCTGAAGATCAGCTATCCTTATTTCCGCGAGCGCATTAGTTACGACGCGACTGAAACGGGGAGCTATGCTGGAGTCGAACCAGGGGAACTCGAACACGGACCAACTCACGGGTGGTCTCATTCGTTCGGAGAAATCGTATCGGCACTGTGTGGGTCGGGGTTCCGTCTCGAATTTCTCCACGAGTATCCGTGGTCAACGTTTAAGGCCGTAGACGCGATGGAAGAGCGAGAGGACGGTCGCTATGTTCTTCCCGAACTTGACCACGACCTCCCGTTCGTGTTTTCCCTCAGAGCATCCCGCTGA
- a CDS encoding dihydrofolate reductase family protein, translating to MANLIYFINSSLDGYIADENGNFDWTEPSEDAHTFFNDFQRSVGTSLCGRRMYETMRVWDTFLLDDLPEVQREFAEAWGDTNKVVYSTTLDSVPEPRTRLEQTFDPEEVQTMKNQADRDLSIGGASLAAEAIRAGLVDRCVLRLVPTIVGEGTRALPDATRVDLALNTTRRFDDGSVLVDYSIQ from the coding sequence ATGGCCAACCTCATCTACTTCATCAACTCATCACTCGACGGCTACATCGCCGACGAGAACGGCAACTTCGACTGGACAGAGCCATCTGAGGACGCGCATACCTTCTTCAACGACTTCCAACGATCGGTCGGTACCTCCCTGTGCGGCCGTCGCATGTACGAGACTATGCGGGTGTGGGACACCTTTCTCCTCGACGACCTACCCGAGGTACAACGCGAGTTCGCCGAGGCGTGGGGGGATACCAACAAGGTCGTCTACTCAACCACCCTGGACTCCGTGCCGGAACCGCGGACCCGCCTGGAGCAGACGTTCGACCCCGAAGAGGTACAGACCATGAAAAACCAAGCCGACCGCGACCTGTCTATCGGTGGCGCCAGCCTCGCTGCCGAGGCAATCCGCGCAGGTCTGGTCGACAGGTGCGTACTGCGCTTGGTCCCGACGATCGTCGGTGAGGGAACCCGAGCCCTCCCCGACGCAACGCGGGTCGACCTCGCTCTCAACACGACGCGCCGTTTCGACGACGGTTCCGTGCTAGTCGACTACAGCATCCAATGA
- a CDS encoding DUF7344 domain-containing protein, translating to MELLDEVFSLFSTERRRFALYYLKGAEKPVSIDELAEKIYEWEENGSCDTIPDDELQKIILSLEHSHLPKLEDATHVEYDRTNEQVRISGLSAEADVILSVSEALEQPSQTNDFVVSRLGKSP from the coding sequence ATGGAATTGCTAGACGAGGTCTTTTCGCTATTCAGCACGGAACGGCGACGGTTTGCATTGTACTATCTGAAGGGTGCGGAAAAGCCGGTATCAATCGACGAACTCGCAGAGAAAATCTATGAGTGGGAAGAGAACGGGTCGTGTGACACTATCCCCGACGACGAGCTACAAAAAATAATTCTCTCGCTAGAACACTCTCATCTTCCGAAACTTGAGGATGCCACACACGTCGAATACGACCGCACTAACGAGCAAGTCCGTATCTCGGGACTGTCAGCAGAGGCTGACGTGATCCTCTCTGTTAGCGAGGCTCTTGAACAACCCTCACAGACCAACGATTTTGTCGTCTCTCGGCTCGGAAAATCCCCGTGA
- a CDS encoding DUF7537 family lipoprotein, with product MNDTGHFLVEPGASQYLAHTNGYFSVNGTTYSNGSTEYALSRTENGSRVSPTPAPVFNESGERYLWRGWFNNDSGSQHAFAAIDATYEREGVETFQGVPVMRYEATGVDALADSWAGGENASSWYEEFSATLLLDEDGVIRHYEYEFVWVDYHTRRITHSYTLSDVGSTDVEKPEWAANATAGS from the coding sequence ATGAACGACACGGGCCATTTTCTCGTCGAGCCCGGCGCCTCACAGTACCTCGCACATACCAACGGCTACTTTTCGGTGAACGGCACCACCTACTCGAACGGGAGCACGGAGTACGCCCTGTCCCGGACGGAGAACGGGTCGAGAGTGAGTCCTACCCCCGCCCCGGTGTTCAACGAGTCGGGCGAGCGGTATCTCTGGCGTGGATGGTTCAACAACGACAGCGGAAGCCAGCACGCGTTTGCTGCGATTGACGCCACTTACGAGCGCGAAGGCGTCGAGACGTTCCAGGGCGTTCCGGTGATGCGTTACGAGGCCACCGGTGTCGACGCGCTGGCCGACTCGTGGGCGGGGGGCGAGAACGCGAGTTCGTGGTACGAGGAGTTCTCAGCGACACTCCTGCTCGACGAAGACGGCGTCATCCGCCACTATGAGTACGAATTCGTCTGGGTCGACTACCACACCCGGAGGATTACGCACTCGTACACCCTGTCCGACGTTGGGAGCACCGACGTCGAGAAACCGGAGTGGGCGGCGAACGCGACGGCGGGGTCGTAA